TGCGATTTTGTTTGTTGCAAGTATGTATATGTGATCCTTTATACAATGTTCATTCCACTACGCATTGTTGCGAGAGGTCGCCcttatttttttgagaaatatattGAGAGGATTACCCTACTCTACCGACCTTcacttgaaaatcatttgaaagtgCATCTAGTTTTAatattgtacatctctgcttattgaagaagcattttctTTGTACAAAAAACTTCATTTTATTTGTAAAGGACGGCTCCATCCTATAAGGAGTGCcaggcgtggggtatcgcttggagagggaagTTTTGCCCTGTGAAGAAGCAGATGTAAAGGGAAGTTTCGACGTGTGAAGAAGCGGATTGTAATGGGAAGTTCCGTCCAAATTTAAGGAgcgaatagtggaatccttaggtggtttgcctaaggcaaggacgtaggcgagatttgccgaacctcgttaaaaacttTATGTTTGTGCTTTCTCTTCCCTAcactatttaatttccgcacttgtaTAATTTCATTTATGTTATTGTGATTATTGTACTTGCTTAAATATTGTTAGCATTTTAATTGTTATTGTCTTGAGATTGCTAGTAAGACCttaagttgtgaaatactggttGTGATTAAAATTGGATGTACATGACctaggaatttttaaaatacccaattcaccctctctcttAGGAATATACCATAACTATCACACTTGATCCTCTAACTATTAGTACGTTAAGAGAATTAGTTTCACACCTTGATTTTAGGATGTTTTCGCCATGAACTATCGACTGTAATACCATTTTCTAGCATCGAAACAGTTTTCATGAGACTTGATATACATAGATAAGCACTAACTTGATCCAAAAACATAAGTTTATTAGGTTTTGAaacgaaatatatatatatatatatatatatatatatatataaacactcaTCATCTACTCGATATTTTTTAATGTAGGACAAATTCGgaagttgaattttttttaacaattaaTTGCATTAAAAGGTAATGTAACTAATAGAAAATAGTTCATCTCTGGTTCTTTTGGGGAGATCTTGGGATTGAATCCTCTTAGTTAGAATCCCTCTCTAGTTTTAGAAGGTAGGGGATTTTGGCCTAAGGCTAGGTAGGAGGTAGGGTTGGGAGATGTAGTTTTCTACGGAGGCATCTATAGGCCACAATAAAGATCTCACcatctttcttaattttttttaaaagaaaaatatagagacATTATTTATGGGTTTCAACCTTTGCCTTTTCTTATTCCTATTAATATAGTTCAAAGTATCAATTCCACTGTTTAAGACTTTCTTGATTTTGTTTTGAATAACATGATGTAAAATACTAATAATCAAGTGGTTTTTTAACAAACCCTCTCCTGGATTATATCTTTTATCAAGCCTGAATAAATTGTGTTACATATCGTAatgatttttattgataaattgCATAATTAAGACCCTGTAATTAAGTTTTCTTAATCAATATGATATATATTGTGCTTAGGAGACTATCTTTTAATTGTGGATTTTTGCTTCTTGTGTTTTTTCTTAGATCAAAAGTAGCTGGACTCATATTTGGGAGGTTTGCCCCACCATCAAAACAGTGTATAAGTTTCACTGTAAAAATATTGGTTTATGTTTCTCCTTCattgtatatatgttattaattatatatatatatatatatatgtgtgtgtgtgtgtgtgtgtgtgtgtgtgtaaatgaGGACAGCAATTGAAATACTAAATCAAtaacttcaaattttcaattaaaagtATCAACTAGTTAGAAATGAGCAAGAACTTGAAagatttttaaaacatttaaaataaaatcatgaactcaataaattacttataatccaaaataaaaccatataAAGGGCATAATTTTAGACAAAGAATGAaagcaaaaaaatttaaaaataaaagttaatgGATCGAGATTAAGAATAATGTAAAAAAATTCTAAAACCATGTGTTGCGTTTGTGTCATTTAGTAAATATTAATAACCGAGAAGTCATTTGATATTGCTATAATAAATTTTAAActtgaaaacaaaatttaaaaagcaagtatgaagttttcaaaAACCCACAAATAATATTTTAGTTTGATGAAATAcatgaaaagaaaaacatccaaattgcaatattttaatttattaaaacaaaaaaagCTAACCAATATGTTTCAATTTTGACCTCATCCACCAAGCATTAATCAGGGAGCTTCATGCAAGTGCCTAATTTTTTCGGACCACATGAAATGAGCGGTGGGCTCGATGCACACATATGCTCATTCAACACCtgttagaattttattttattttttccttaaaaaaataaagagggaAAAATTAAAGATCCGTTGGCCTTTCAGAACATAAAAATTTTCTATTCGGATAGAAATTTCCAAATCATTTCGCAGTTGGATAAGAGAAGTCACCCTGTGGCAGAGCTTGGCCTTTTTTTGCCTACAAAAACTCGCAAAACGCCGTCGGATCCTCCGGCCACAAGCGTGCACTCTTCCTCGCCCACTTGCCTCCACCCCACGCTGCTCACAAACCCGCGCCCCGACCTGGATTCACCCGAAACTCCGAACCCGTGCACCCATACCGGCTCCCCCCACCTCCTGTCGTACACATACACCTGGTTGGTTTCGGACCCGCACCCGATTAGTCCTCCATTCCTCCAAGCCGATAACCCGACAAAATTCCGGGTGTTCACGTGCCCTCTGAAGGTCCGAATCATCCTCAAATCGTCCACATTCCACAGCTTCAAGCACCCGTCCGTTCCCGAACTCACCATCGTGCTGGCACCCAGAAATCGAGCGTAAGTTACGGGCTTGCAATGCCCGTCGAGCACGAAAACCGGATCCACCATCTTCCGGATATCGTACCCGTATGCCTTCCGGTCCGCCGACCCGGCGACCACCAACGCCCCACCAAACGGGTTGAACTCGACACTACAAACGGGGCTCCGGGACCCGCCGGGTTGCACCGCCGCCACGCTCCCGCCTCCGTCGCAGCGCGGGTCCCACAGTTGCATGGTTCCGTCGTCCGACCCGGATGCCCCGGTAACCGGGTCCCAGTGCGAGTAGTCCACGCTCCAGACCCGGCGCCCTCCGTGCTCGTCGCGCTCGAAAACGGCCATTCTCCGCTCCAGATCGTACTCCATTACCACACCGTCGTAGTCGCCGGAGCCCAAAAACTGGCCGCCGGAATTGGGCCGCCACCGTAAGCTGCTGAGTTTGGCTGGGGTGCAAATATAGTACTCGCATGCACGTGTATTATCCAACGTAGGAATATTTTTCGAATCCTGCTCGCCTAGGttatcttttccttcttcttcatgCACCAGCAAACGTTTTACGCTGTAAAGTCGGATCTTTCTGGAGATTCCGCCGGTGGCCAGGAGGGTGTCGGAGGGGTCAAACTCAACGGCGCTGAGGGAGTCGGGGACGGCGGCTCCGGCGGCGGCGGTTGGAGAAACAACGGCGGAGAGAGTGAAATCCCATTCATACTTGGCCCTACCTTCTTTACCATCTCTCTTGTTTTGATTTTCTCCTTTCCATTCTGGGTTTTGGTCCTCTTCTCGGGGTTGTGTTTGAAAGTTTGATGGAAAGTTTGTCATTTCCCATTCGTCATAAGAAATGGGAGTACTGGTGGAGGCTCGGCGGCGACGGAGGACGGGAGATCTCTTGGAGGTTCTTTTGGCGATTATGGACCAATGCAAGGCGCCCATGGAACCTATCCTGGATTCTACTGGAGAGGAGATATGGATGAATACGTTGTCACTTGTCAGTCGCACTGCGGGGATACGTATCTTTTTCTAAAGCATATGTTCCTTTCCATATACAAAGCCTCCATACTCAAATATATCACAATATTGCCATTAGAATAAATCACAAGTTGGAcgtttaggaaaaataaaaaataaaaaaagactaAATAATTGCATTACATAAACAAAAAAATTTAGTTATTTTTGTAATAGAATAATTCAATAAGATATGATTTAATATGAAAGATAATTCATATAAATTATTGGAAATCAACTGCAAGAATTTTGCAATATGATAATCACATTAAAAAACTATAGtgatcaaaatttaaaaaaattaaaaaaatatagtgATCAAAAATAAAATCAGCTTTATTCAATTAGACTGTCAATATACTGCTAACTATAATTAAGTGTAAAAGTAAGATTGCATTGTCTTTACGTACATATTGTTATcaatattatgagtatttgtaattattattgttgttatttgtCTTAGTCAAAAAGCAACTAGACCCGAGCAAATAAAAGATGTGGTAGGGCTTTTGTtttctttgttcttttttttcctttaaaagaTATAAATTCCACAGGTGATTGGAAGGCATTTTTGGTACTTCATAATggggaaatgaaaaaaaaaaaatattaaaattattaagtGTTGAGAAATATAAATTCAAAGGGAGTAGGGGCATTTAATgaagagaaataaaaataaaggagagggAAAAGAAATGGTGGAGGCTTCTGAGCCTCAATTCAAGAATGTGACGGTGTGGACGGAGACTATTGCCAGCCTTTGCATTACGTGGTTTCAGCCAAGCCCTTTGCCTGCCTGCCTGCCCCCCTGACCTCTCCCTCCTTCTGGTCTTTTTCacatctcaatatatatatatatatatccctccTTCCGGTCTTTTTCATAtctcagtatatatatatatatcatgtattTCTTGGCTCTTAAaattaagataataataataatcaaaatattatagctttaattaataattttcatAGCCGAAATTGAACTTTTTGTACTAATAACAGACTGTGTATGCATGAATTAATCCCTCAGTAGCTAaaaattattagtattattttttttaaaaggatcaAAAGATTCATGGTTAAGTAAGAAATTTCAGCCCGAAGTTGATTTGAAGTATTGTATTAAGGACACCCTAATGATATTATACGATTGTGTTTGAGGGTAAGGATTTTAGGTTTTCTATTTGAATTTTAGGGGTTTTGTTCCAAGTTTAATAGAAATCGATATTACATCTGTTTAAAACGTTCACAAATCTAAACATAATTGTTCGAATTCGAAGTTACAAATATAGGATACttgtttgattttttcttttctttttttgaaaatgttgaaGACCCATTTGGATACTAGGAAAACGTTGAAAAAGAGAATAAGAACACAACAAAATTCACTTTTTCTTATTTGATTAGtaagaaaaatgataaataaaataaaataaaatatatgaagatcaatgaacaaaaaaattagttttacattattaatattttatttttcttaatttttgtttcGTATTAGAACAagatttcatttttaatagtattttggTAGAAAAATATGATGAAAAATTGCAACGTTCGACCCGCCGTGTTGACCCAGAGTGCTAGAAGACataatataaaacaaaaatactctctgataccataaataagagggtccaaccccaaAAGGTTCACGGTTGCCCTTTCCATAAACAACATACAATAAAGTAGTAGAAAAGTTTAAttctcaaaataccataccaaagttctaagCCAATACTATTacaaaaatacttctaatgtatctattacaaccccaaaaagataACCTGACCATAGTCCCGTACTTACATGAGTACTTACAAAACTCACAAAGCACTACGCTCCAGAACCCACTAGAACGCTAGGTCCAATTTCTTGCAGGACTtgaaacaagatttgtatattggggtgagacacttctcaataaggtggatcagattacatcagtgtgtgatcatatgagtttattccaacaaaaaacaatagtaagtttaactgaaatgaattacgcatttaaaacattctcaactCTGTgatatagaagatatatataattcctgcaaaagatagtgtgactcattacaagcgagagttcccaaaGTTGGGGTAGGATATAGACCCATACATTGTAAAATCCCTCTGCTCGATACTCAAAGCCGTAACTTcgctcattttatttttaaatcatgtatatgcatatcgaaCTCCTCCCTGCCTTGGAACACCacatgaacaccatttacttcctcTATTgtacgggttgtgcggtccatagACCCAATCTAGCTCTAGCGGCCCACCAGTCTAATCACTTCAATGTTACAAGTTCGTTTTGGTCAACCCCACCCTAGATCAAACACTAGAGCCAGTCGTCAATCAACTTTTCATATACCCACCCTTACCAATaaggtgtggttgcactgtatcaccactagcaacggtatcataCTCCCATAATAATCAGTTCCTCAAGtggttcatacatcatatatacaatttataacgaaAGTACAATAACATGTTTTCATTCTATAAAGCATTTAAGCAaatccagtatttttcacaaactcattcattcatcggCATTACCAGGCTTTCACAGCTCTCGTCCTTAAACCGACAACTCGTTTTCCACAATTcctgaaaacaatttggaactccagtttCCATATTTCATACAGATATTTCACTAGTTCAGCTCATTAACATTTACcatctcatgtcacactcatttgattaaatatgctataatataatTGATGTAGGATAGGAAttgtcgacctatgtcctacgattcaaccctcacacaagtacatacacttaaacactttaacttaagaATCTAATTAtctgaacataaacacaataaatcatgatttatttcacatgttcaagtattttgaaaaggtgtataacttgtccaacaattaagtcccaattggctctttcacaaaggaatcaagttatatgctgaaaagttgtaAATTCGAAGATTCAAAGATAAAAGTTCTatattagcaaactaatattcatataattgattttaactagcaagtaccaatattgcaatctatggatcaaataggttactcaaagatgtgattttaatatactagcaagggttcacaagatatagcaaaggattcaaacacaagtactgaagttaccaagggaTTGATTTGAATGACTTGAaattgttccacacgtagttaggtcacaccaTAGGTCTTtcatacaagctttgaatcacaagatgaacgcagCAATGAAGTGCAggtgatgatcgtcgtgtgggtgtatgaaggtgatgaccgtgtggtgttgatgggggtcGTGAGAGTATTAGATAGAGGAAGGGTTGATGAAgttgttggatagtttagtggtctctcgcCACTTGATCTACGGAGAGAACgttgtagcctcacactactcactcacaaggagagggacaagcaaagaaatgtttcttctatattcaacttcaacttcttatcttgttcttacaataagaaggctatttataggcatagcctggcAGACAAAGCACTAAactctcaacaactctcaacaactctcaacaactttcaacaacagctctcaacaactttcaacaactattaatcTAACACAATTAATGCTTACTAAAAaataaggaactccaactcataagcacacaagtcaagcttggttgtcttacattattacaattcaaatttgaaatttaaacatattccaaaaggacgGCCAAAACCATGTGGGatccattggagccatgtggaaCTTAGAAGCCGTGTGCggcccacatgggttttgagttagACTTTACTTCAATatttcacttgggtcttcaagcatggtcttcaagcacctaataatcttgaaataacatatccacgaaaaatataaattaacacaataacaaagtcttcacataaaaaaaagtcttccatcaaagaagtagaagatctttAGTTGATCCCATGTGTTCCTACAAAAtacatataaacaatagtggacatctagaggtcatccatgtgtcaccatgtcagcaaaggagtggacattaggaggtcatccatgtgtcatcatatcagtaaaagggatacataaggcatgttgatccccatcaataataattggttttgaaaatatcatttaatttaaaaacaagggtTCAATCATCTCCAAcctttaatataataagaatatataagtttaaagaaaaattgagaccATACCCCAAAGCctaattttcctgaaaccataaaatacagtttaaccggttcagatttcaaaagtaactgatgtaagataaatccccttacctaacttataaGAAAGCCCATTAGAAACCCCAAACTCCACACCCTACGACGTTTGCAATTCAAAATCCTTAAACCACAATTTTCgcaaataaatcaacacaaactctAGATCAACAACCATTAATCATTTCCTTGGCCTTCCTATAGTTCACAACAACCATAAAGccttaaaataacctacttaccctaattttggagtaaCACCCAAAAAGCTCAAATCAAAGATTTGTTttgctagatttgtagagaatctcccctagaccCTCAACAAGCAGGGagaaatcacatatatatatatatagagagacagagagaaagagagagagagagagagagagagagagagagagagagagagagagagagagagagagagagagagagaaattatgtttcttaatgaagaagcaaacaaaatttctatttatagaccccttgacccagtcaaattcatcgatgaatggtgccttcatcaacgaactactgaaggtcattcgtcgacgaataaagggcttcgtcaacaaatgaagggctttgtcaacgaactctaagcctgatattttgggtcgttctggatctcttcgtcaCAATGCTCTAAAATTCGGCGATGAACCACTAAAGGGCCTTCGTtaacgaacacaggggactcgtcgacgaagcctgctgaaatccccttttattttccctttccttcttttctcatttatttctttatttctggattcgagtctctacaatctcccctgcttataaaaatttcatcctcaaaatttgctaattaaTGCCAATTACCTCTTTATCTCATAATCCATCTTTActgaagagtcggtagccacccacatagtagccccatcccaaatttattgcctaccctcacttatggcggaggaataccgtggtcataTACACCGtctcaggagattacaatatctATACAAAGCTCTCCCAAAGACCAAACATACACCAAGCTATAAacaaactgtaatgacccgaattaaaaagggaatttaaatgataaaagaaaagggaatggaaacaaaaataaagaagaaagctgccaagctttgtcgatgaacacagggtttcgtcgacgaaggctttaaggattttgtcgacgaacacagggcctcgtcggcgagaaaataccgagaggggggttttcagctgactgaatttcgtcgacgaagactggattttgtcgacgaaatttgtgaagaactcgtcgacgaaggtcgagctcgtcgacgaattctgctgtctataaatactaaaaatccgatttttatttcatttgaagcttcctctccactctctctctctcctcttcggccctctcactctctctcttcgattttgggctagttttacgccggattgaagatttgaggctaccacgacgctcctggcggagttctctacgagtttgctggagcggatcgttgagtaaacgaagttggaaatcatccctgagttgaggtaaggatttttaagtcaaattatactttatggtagttatagaaattgatgtacgcatgaaaatactgatgattaataTTAGGAGTTTtgggtttcagggtattgatcaggaaatcatacgggggttagcctaggatttTTGGGGGCTTtttcagtagccaggtaagggaataaactaaagcagttattttccatgcaagttcttattaattatgagcacatttattttcaagaaaacatatgctatatttgattatcttatatgaaatgtatgtttggaaaatactgctattatgattaaaatgtatatgtatgtatgagatgccagaaatgatgattttcgaatatgaagcatgactttaaacggcatatgtgtggcatgaacattatttttatgtgaagtgaattatgatatgaatgattttacgagcaaaacatattttcaagtattttgaaaagacgagttatgctatactgagtttgacgaatatatgataaatgagttattttcagaatgtaaataccttaAACGTATctggcgtgaggccatgtatttatgttatcggcacgaggctgtattttatgttattggcacgaggccgtattttatgtcatcggcgcaaggccgtattttacgttatcgacacgaggccgtgTTTATGTTATtagcgcgaggccacgtatttatgttatcggcgcgatgccgtatttatgtttttggcacgaggccgtacttatgaaattatgaaagatttcatattaccatgtactatatgttatcagaacccgaatgttcaGTAcagtagctatatgtgtagatcagacatctacgtcagattagtgctaaccatcccacgaggggatgagagatggatagtcgatgtggctttcagtagagtgtggacgtcc
The Malania oleifera isolate guangnan ecotype guangnan chromosome 13, ASM2987363v1, whole genome shotgun sequence DNA segment above includes these coding regions:
- the LOC131146361 gene encoding WD repeat-containing protein RUP2, with protein sequence MGALHWSIIAKRTSKRSPVLRRRRASTSTPISYDEWEMTNFPSNFQTQPREEDQNPEWKGENQNKRDGKEGRAKYEWDFTLSAVVSPTAAAGAAVPDSLSAVEFDPSDTLLATGGISRKIRLYSVKRLLVHEEEGKDNLGEQDSKNIPTLDNTRACEYYICTPAKLSSLRWRPNSGGQFLGSGDYDGVVMEYDLERRMAVFERDEHGGRRVWSVDYSHWDPVTGASGSDDGTMQLWDPRCDGGGSVAAVQPGGSRSPVCSVEFNPFGGALVVAGSADRKAYGYDIRKMVDPVFVLDGHCKPVTYARFLGASTMVSSGTDGCLKLWNVDDLRMIRTFRGHVNTRNFVGLSAWRNGGLIGCGSETNQVYVYDRRWGEPVWVHGFGVSGESRSGRGFVSSVGWRQVGEEECTLVAGGSDGVLRVFVGKKRPSSATG